The Miscanthus floridulus cultivar M001 chromosome 17, ASM1932011v1, whole genome shotgun sequence genome has a window encoding:
- the LOC136518999 gene encoding probable WRKY transcription factor 51: protein MENSPLLGGIRQQPNTQLATATCLAPLPPAVAAPQPEPEQHACIDSTTSLVPAGAAMSCPPAAVDWASLLLPRAPGSSLHVVTRPPAQQQAAAGASEVESGGSSAVTVAGSSACATAAGEGDNNKVGKAGKKGGGGRGKKKASRPRFAFQTRSDNDVLDDGYRWRKYGQKAVKNSAFPRSYYRCTHHTCDVKKQVQRLAKDTSIVVTTYEGVHNHPCEKLMEALSPILKQLQLLSQLQSCTNQLL, encoded by the exons ATGGAAAACTCGCCGCTCCTTGGAGGCATCCGCCAGCAACCAAACACTCAGCTGGCTACGGCTACGTGCCTTGCCCCGCTGCCGCCGGCCGTAGCCGCGCCACAGCCGGAGCCGGAGCAGCATGCTTGCATCGATTCCACGACGTCCCTCGTCCCGGCGGGCGCGGCGATGAGTTGCCCGCCGGCTGCCGTGGACTGGGCATCGCTGCTTCTCCCGCGCGCGCCGGGGTCGTCGTTGCACGTCGTGACGCGGCCGCCGGCGCAGCAGCAGGCAGCGGCGGGCGCGAGCGAAGTCGAGAGTGGTGGTAGTAGCGCTGTGACTGTGGCCGGGAGCAGTGCTTGTGCGACGGCGGCCGGAGAGGGAGATAATAATAAGGTCGGAAAAGCAGggaagaagggcggcggcggGAGGGGGAAGAAGAAGGCGAGCCGGCCACGGTTCGCGTTCCAGACACGGAGCGACAACGACGTTCTCGACGACGGCTACCGGTGGAGGAAGTACGGGCAGAAGGCCGTCAAGAACAGCGCATTTCCAAG GAGCTACTACCGGTGCACGCACCACACGTGCGACGTGAAGAAGCAGGTGCAGCGGCTGGCCAAGGACACGAGCATCGTAGTGACCACGTACGAGGGCGTGCACAACCACCCGTGCGAAAAGCTCATGGAGGCACTCAGCCCCATCCTCAAGCAGCTCCAGCTCCTCTCGCAGCTCCAGTCTTGCACTAATCAACTCCTCTGA